The Lolium perenne isolate Kyuss_39 chromosome 6, Kyuss_2.0, whole genome shotgun sequence genome segment atattcaagtactaccatttcaacatccaactttaagtgtgtcaccctacggttcgtgaactatgcggacatggttgagtactcactccgaccaataaccaatagcgggatctggagatccataatggctcccacatattcaatgatgactttagtgatcgaatgaaccattcacatacaataccaattccctttgtctcgcgatattttacttgtccgaggtttgatcttcggtatcactctataccttgttcaacctcgtctcctgacaagtactctttactcgtaccgtggtatgtggtctcttatgaactcattcatatgcttgcaagacattagacgacattccaccgagagggcccagagtatatctatccgtcatcgggatggacaaatcccactgttgatccatatgcctcaactcatactttccggatacttaatcccacctttatagccacccatttacgcagtggtgtttggtgtaatcaaagtacctttccggtataagtgatttacatgatctcatggtcataaggactaggtaactatgtatcgaaagcttatagcaaataacttaatgacgagatcttatgctacgcttaattgggtgtgtccattacatcattcatacaatgacataaccttgttattaataacatccaatgttcatgattatgaaactaatcatccattaatcaacaagctagttaagaggcatactagggacttctttgtttgtctacatatcacacatgtactaatgtttcggttaatacaattatagcatgatatataaacatttatcataaacataaagatatataataaccacttttattattgcctcttgggcatatctccttcagaattATGGAGGGAAACTGCAAATGGTTAAATCTGTTCTGGCATCTCTTCCAATTTTATTCATGGGTTGCTTGGATGTTCCATTTCACAATAACTGATCAAGTTGTTAAGTACATGAGATATTGCTTATGGAGGAAAAAAGTGCCGAAGTGCAAGCTAAATGACCAGCCCTTGTCGGAAAAAAGATTTGCAAGCCTAAGAATCAAGGAGGTCTGGGTGTCCTTCATTTGAGGATACAAAATAAAGCTATGTTGATGAAGAACCTGCACAAATTCTATAACAACTTTGATAACCCTTGGGTGCAGCTGGTGAGAAATAAATACAACTCTGGTAATCTGCCTGGTAACAGCCTGGAAGGCTCTTTTTTATGGAAGGCACATATAAAGCTTATTGATAATTATAAAGTCATTGCCAGATGTAATCTGGCTTGATGAATGCTTGTGTCACAAATTGCGACACTTGCTCTCTTTTGCCAAGAGAAATGATTTGACTACTTTTGATGTGCTAAATTCTGAAAATCTTGAGGATCTGTTTCATCTCCCTTTGTCACAGGAGACTTTCTTGGAATATGGAAATTTTGAAGAAATTTGAATGATGCTTCTCTTATTATAGAAGCATGAAATCAGGATTCTTGGAGTTATATTTGGGGTTCTAACCCCTTTGCATCAATGATAGTACGTGTAGTTCTAAGAAAAGTTCTTCCAAAGATTATAGGCCATGAGATTTGACTCTCCATGTACATGCTAGTAAAATCAATGCCAGCAAGAATTTTTATCGCCAATTAATTGCATGTTGAGAAACCTTACTCATATCCTTATCCTTTGGAAATTCAATCAAAGCTATAATCAAAGGAAAAAAATGTGTTTAAAAATATCTATTTTGAGAAGATTCGGATCCCATTAGGATTTCCAACGGTCAGATAGAAAGAATGAAACGATACAAGAAAGTCCTAATATGTCATCATTAGAACTTATGGTCATGATGATAATAAACATTCAATAAAGTATAGCCTAAATATACAAGAATCCTATTTTGTTTCATACCAATTATGTGCATAATTAACATTTCCCAATAAACAGGGCATTAGAATGATCTAAATTTGGGAGATGATAGTACATACAGAATCAATATGCACCAAAGTTTACGAAAGTTAATATGTGCAAGACTTTACGTTTCATAATCTTatccataaaatataccaaacctTGAAACTTATAAGTATATATGAGCCTCATGTGTGAGAGATCATCCAAGCATTCCATGATCAAGTGGGAGAATATATATCTCAAGTTACCATAGAGCAATAGCCTACCGCCGTAAAACGCACACCTTCACAAACTCGATTGTTGTTGAGATGGAGGAGGCCACAGTTATGATTGTTGGCGCAGGTCCAGCGGGCCTTGCGACAGCAGCCTGTCTTAGCAAATTCTACATCCCCTATGTCCTTGTTGAGCGTGAGAATTGCAGCGCACCAGTATGGCGCAACCACACGTATGATCGTCTCAAGCTACATCTTGCTAAGGATTTTTGTGAGTTGCCACACATGTCTTACCCAGTAGATGCCCCAACCTACGTACCGAAAAACGCTTTTGTGAGATACTTGGATGACTACATTGAGTGTTTTAATATTCAACCAAGATATCTCACTGTTGTTGAGTCATCCACCTATGACATGGATGAAAAATGTTGGATCGTTATAGCGCATGACATGGAGAAATCAACAATAGTCCATTACATGGCAAAATTTCTTGTTGTGGCAAGTGGTGCAAATAGTGCAGAGAATATTCCAATGGTATCTGGACTAGAAAGCTTTCCAGGTGTGGCCATGCACTCATCAAGTTACAAGTCAGGTGTCGTCTACTCTGGGAGGAACATGTTGGTCGTTGGATCTGGCAACTCCGGGATGGAGATTGCTTATGACCTTGCGTCTCATGGTGCCAATACTTCTATAGTTATACGGAGTCCGGTATGCATGTGTACTATGTGTAACTTTCACTAGAATTTTTTTAATTATTCATTTTGTCTCCTGTGGTGCAAACGATGGTTGACCTATTTTGTCGACGCAGATTCATGTAATGACAAAAGAATTAATCCGTTTAGGGATGTCATTGGTTCATCATTTCCCACTAATGATGGTAGATGTTCTCATTGTGATGATGGCCAATTTCATATTCGGGGACCTATCTAGCTATGGTATCAAAAGGCCAAAAAGGGGTCCATTTGTCCTCAAGTCGGAAACCAGCCGATCTCCGGTGATTGATGTTGGCACAGTTGGTTTAATCAAGAAAGGAAATATTAAGGTGATCATACTGTCGATCATGCCATAGATAATTTAAGTAAATTAATTCCATGTGCCTTACTATGGATTGGTATGTTGTAGGTTCGGGaaagggagtgatgttttggaacatgggatcatatgctccctatattttgaaatgcatcttacacatattttaaatttcaaaaaattgaaacaaaaaatccgcacgtacatcttcacgtgctaagcgctcacaaagtcgtttgatAAAAAATAAACTTATCATGTgacatgtgtaaaaaagacaaaaatcagtgctaaaaacaatgcttttcacaggataagttttctcttttttacataggccacaaaaaatattattttttcgtgaaacttgacgcacacacacatatattatggagatgtacatgtagaatttcttGTCAAAAATTTTCCACACTTCAAAATATGTTTTCTTGGTAGAGGAAGCATAcgtacccgggagccgaattgaatttccggttCGGGAAAGGATTACTGAGATCAAAGGCAAAATTATTGAATTTCAAGGTGGGGACAAAGGTTCCTTCGATGGAATCGTGTTTGCAACAGGATACAACAGCAATGCAAACACGTGGCTTAAGGTAATAGCAGTATTGAGATCTGAATGTATCCAAGTGTAATTTCTATTGATGCAACATTTATTATAGGTTATAACATGAGTTAGATAATTATAAGTGCAGAATGGCGAGGACATGTTGAATAGCGAGGGATTGCCAAAGAATGAATTCCCTAATCACTGGAAAGGTGGAAACATGCTCTATTGTGCTGGCTTAGGAAGGATGGGATTAGCTGGTATTTCCATGGATGCCAAGAACATCGCCAAGGACATTAAATGTAAGATAGACTCTATGTCTATCTAAGTTTGCTCTTGTATTTGTTCCAGTAGGAGAAGAGCATTATCTTCTGCTAGGTGAAGAGCGTTACATGTTGATATTCTTA includes the following:
- the LOC127328775 gene encoding probable indole-3-pyruvate monooxygenase YUCCA10 — translated: MEEATVMIVGAGPAGLATAACLSKFYIPYVLVERENCSAPVWRNHTYDRLKLHLAKDFCELPHMSYPVDAPTYVPKNAFVRYLDDYIECFNIQPRYLTVVESSTYDMDEKCWIVIAHDMEKSTIVHYMAKFLVVASGANSAENIPMVSGLESFPGVAMHSSSYKSGVVYSGRNMLVVGSGNSGMEIAYDLASHGANTSIVIRSPIHVMTKELIRLGMSLVHHFPLMMVDVLIVMMANFIFGDLSSYGIKRPKRGPFVLKSETSRSPVIDVGTVGLIKKGNIKVIILITEIKGKIIEFQGGDKGSFDGIVFATGYNSNANTWLKNGEDMLNSEGLPKNEFPNHWKGGNMLYCAGLGRMGLAGISMDAKNIAKDIKCKIDSMSI